One window of Xanthomonas sp. 10-10 genomic DNA carries:
- a CDS encoding IucA/IucC family protein produces the protein MSSAADRRYIATRIIDACLREDLRAIVSRGTPATPDPGVLAAWTDPSPVEGWWRIAHLPNGTLWLPIHRHGVLQDISACGDRWIVQTADAARVEHGARAWLQRMGAELDAQTRQLHRAYADEAECAAAHRGLAQQAYAAQAPALAHALQHEEAAERAYRCDQLASYRDHPFYPTARAKAGLEADELRHYAPEFAPTFALRWLAIPRTLASCTSAPPDALWPDLATLGLPPALATTHIAWPVHPLVWERLEQPGFALPPGTLRAPQAWLEVRPTLSVRTLVPLRHPHLHLKLPIPMRTLGALNLRLIKPSTLYDGHWLERALRRIDAHDAALQGRCVFVDESHGGHVGDTRHLAYLVRRYPPLDDTTLVPVAALCAPLPDGRPMALHLAERFAHGDVQAWWREYTELLLAVHLRLWLRYGIALEANQQNSVLVYAHGRPARLLMKDNDAARIAMPQLRAQLPDIDALGALQDTRIAVDDTHALAQMFCTIVLQLDLQAVLDGLADWQPALRAPLAAQLQEQLAQTLAALYADGIDTTPARRLLAAPRLPVKYLLSAGSLLSKQLTGATDINKFYGDSAPNPFGEAFAGAEHMPRRRADGQR, from the coding sequence ATGAGCAGCGCCGCCGATCGGCGCTACATCGCCACCCGCATCATCGATGCCTGCCTGCGCGAGGACCTGCGCGCGATCGTCAGCCGTGGCACGCCAGCCACGCCCGACCCCGGCGTGTTGGCCGCGTGGACCGACCCCAGCCCGGTGGAAGGCTGGTGGCGCATCGCGCATCTGCCGAACGGAACGCTGTGGCTGCCGATCCATCGACACGGCGTGCTGCAGGACATCAGCGCCTGCGGCGATCGCTGGATCGTGCAGACCGCCGACGCTGCGCGGGTCGAACACGGCGCGCGTGCGTGGCTGCAACGCATGGGTGCCGAGCTGGATGCGCAGACCCGGCAACTGCATCGCGCCTATGCCGACGAAGCCGAGTGCGCCGCCGCGCACCGCGGCCTTGCGCAACAGGCGTATGCCGCGCAGGCACCGGCCTTGGCGCATGCGCTACAGCACGAAGAGGCGGCCGAGCGCGCATACCGCTGCGACCAGCTGGCCAGCTACCGCGATCATCCGTTCTACCCCACCGCACGCGCCAAGGCCGGGCTGGAGGCAGACGAACTGCGCCACTATGCACCGGAATTTGCGCCCACCTTCGCGCTGCGCTGGCTGGCGATTCCGCGCACGCTGGCCAGTTGCACCAGCGCGCCGCCGGACGCGTTATGGCCGGACTTGGCCACCCTGGGGCTGCCGCCCGCGCTCGCCACCACGCACATCGCCTGGCCAGTGCATCCGCTGGTCTGGGAGCGCCTGGAGCAACCGGGCTTTGCGCTTCCACCCGGCACGCTGCGTGCACCGCAGGCCTGGCTGGAAGTCCGCCCCACCTTGTCGGTGCGCACGCTGGTGCCGCTGCGGCATCCGCACCTGCATCTCAAGCTGCCGATCCCGATGCGCACGCTGGGCGCATTGAACCTGCGCCTGATCAAACCCTCCACGTTGTACGACGGGCACTGGCTGGAGCGCGCGCTACGCCGTATCGACGCGCACGATGCCGCATTGCAGGGACGTTGCGTGTTCGTGGACGAGTCGCATGGCGGGCATGTCGGCGACACCCGGCACCTGGCCTATCTGGTGCGACGCTATCCCCCGCTGGATGACACCACGCTGGTCCCGGTGGCCGCGCTGTGCGCGCCGCTGCCCGATGGCCGGCCGATGGCACTGCATCTGGCCGAACGGTTCGCGCACGGCGATGTGCAGGCCTGGTGGCGCGAGTACACCGAGCTGCTGCTCGCGGTGCATCTGCGGCTGTGGCTGCGTTACGGCATTGCGCTGGAAGCCAATCAGCAGAACAGCGTGCTGGTCTATGCGCACGGTCGGCCCGCGCGCTTGTTGATGAAGGACAACGACGCCGCGCGGATCGCCATGCCGCAATTGCGTGCGCAGCTGCCGGATATCGACGCGCTGGGCGCGCTGCAGGACACGCGGATCGCGGTGGACGATACGCACGCGCTGGCGCAGATGTTCTGCACCATCGTGCTGCAGCTGGATCTGCAGGCGGTGCTGGACGGCCTGGCCGACTGGCAGCCGGCCTTGCGCGCGCCGCTGGCGGCGCAACTGCAGGAGCAGCTTGCGCAGACGCTGGCAGCGCTGTATGCCGATGGCATCGATACCACGCCCGCGCGGCGCCTGCTGGCCGCGCCGCGGTTGCCGGTGAAGTACCTGCTCAGCGCCGGCAGCCTGCTCAGCAAGCAGCTCACCGGCGCCACCGACATCAACAAGTTCTACGGCGACAGTGCGCCCAACCCTTTCGGCGAGGCCTTCGCTGGCGCGGAACACATGCCGCGTCGGCGAGCGGATGGCCAGCGATGA
- a CDS encoding MFS transporter encodes MKRVLGPVLAAHYLAAFTALGMPLFLPQVLAELAPSAAVGWSGVLYVLPTLCTALTAGTWGRLADRYGRKRSLLRAQLGLALGFAIAGFAPSLSWLVLGLIVQGTCGGSLAAANAYLASQPQAGPLARALDWTQYSARLAMVSAPALLGLALAVGPAQSLYRALALLPLLAFALTWRLPAEQPIRRPGPKAQSSSGTEPATRPPASIASLWPALLIAQFLFCFAMVVTFPYFIPYALERGAGHDALAGLLYSLPHLVYLVVLPWWRRGAGEAWLIPGLLLFALACLWQALLHDAIGLAVARLLFGVGMLFGLRGLNRSLALAASGYGAGRLFGRFDACGKWAGVAAGAAAGALAQAAGPALPFLAAAVAAAGAALTVAVRFPSRRTADVAAHDA; translated from the coding sequence ATGAAGCGCGTCCTGGGCCCGGTGCTGGCCGCGCATTACCTGGCCGCCTTCACCGCATTGGGCATGCCGTTGTTTCTGCCGCAGGTACTGGCCGAGCTGGCGCCTTCGGCAGCGGTTGGCTGGAGCGGCGTGTTGTACGTGTTGCCGACGCTGTGCACCGCGTTGACGGCGGGCACCTGGGGGCGATTGGCCGATCGCTATGGACGCAAACGCTCGTTGCTGCGCGCGCAACTGGGGCTGGCGCTGGGCTTTGCGATTGCCGGCTTTGCACCGTCGCTGAGCTGGCTGGTGCTCGGCCTGATCGTGCAAGGTACCTGCGGCGGCTCGCTGGCGGCGGCCAACGCGTATCTGGCCAGCCAACCGCAGGCCGGCCCGCTGGCGCGCGCGCTGGACTGGACGCAGTATTCGGCGCGGCTGGCGATGGTCAGCGCACCGGCGTTGCTGGGGCTGGCGCTTGCCGTGGGCCCGGCGCAATCGCTTTACCGCGCGCTCGCACTCCTGCCATTGCTGGCCTTCGCGTTGACGTGGCGGTTGCCGGCGGAGCAGCCCATCAGACGTCCAGGCCCGAAAGCGCAATCGTCGTCGGGCACCGAACCTGCAACACGCCCACCGGCCTCCATCGCATCGTTGTGGCCGGCCTTGTTGATCGCGCAGTTTTTGTTCTGCTTTGCGATGGTGGTGACGTTTCCGTATTTCATTCCCTACGCACTCGAACGTGGTGCCGGCCACGACGCACTGGCCGGCCTGCTCTACAGCCTGCCGCATCTGGTCTACCTGGTGGTATTGCCGTGGTGGCGGCGCGGCGCTGGCGAGGCGTGGCTCATCCCGGGGTTGCTGCTGTTTGCGCTGGCCTGCCTGTGGCAGGCGCTGTTACACGACGCCATCGGGCTGGCGGTGGCGCGGCTGTTGTTCGGCGTCGGCATGTTGTTCGGCCTGCGCGGGCTCAATCGCAGCCTGGCCCTGGCCGCCAGCGGCTACGGTGCCGGCCGCCTGTTCGGCCGTTTCGATGCCTGCGGCAAGTGGGCCGGCGTGGCCGCTGGCGCCGCCGCCGGTGCGCTGGCCCAGGCGGCCGGCCCCGCACTCCCTTTCCTGGCCGCCGCCGTCGCTGCGGCTGGCGCTGCGCTCACCGTTGCGGTGCGCTTTCCCTCGAGGAGAACTGCCGATGTCGCTGCACACGATGCATGA